The Candidatus Deferrimicrobium borealis DNA window TGCGGGCCTTCCGCGTCGAGGCGTTCGACGGGACGACGTGGGTCACGGCGTGGCCCGCGGGCGGGGGCTCGAAGACGGCGCTGCCGAAGAAAGTCGCCGTCACGCTGATGGGCGCGCGCGGGGAGACGTACCGGCGGGAGGTCCCGATCCGCCTGGCCGGCCAGGAGGGGGGCGTGACCTGGTCCGGGCGGCGGAGCGCGGGAAAACCGTGACCCGGCGGCGCGATAACGAGAAGGGGATCGCCCTCCTCGTCACCCTCCTGATCCTGGTGCTCGTCGTCGCCCTCGTCCACGAGGTCTTCCGCATCGGGACGCAGTCGGCCCAGTCCGGCGCGTACGGGAGGGATTCCATCCGGTGCATCCTGCTGGCCGAAGGCGGGACCGGCGCGGCCCGGATCGTCCTGCGGATCGACGCGCGGGACAACCAGTACGACACCCTCGACGAGATCTGGTCGCGGTCGGCCCTGCCGATCTCCCTGGAGGACGCCGAAGTCCGGGTCACCATCGAGGACGAGGAACGGAAGATCGACCTGAACCGCATCATGCTGCCGAACGGGAACGCGCCGGACGATCGGCGCCTCGCCGTCTTCCAGCGCCTCCTCGACACCCTCGGGATCGACCGGGCCGTCGCGGACGCCGTCGTCGACTGGCTGGACAACGACGAGAATCCCCGCGTCGGCGGGGCGGAGAGCTCGCACTACCTCGGCCTTCCGAGCCCGTACCGGGCGAAGAACGACCTGTTCGACACGATCGGGGAGCTGCGCCTGGTGCGCGGCGTGACCGGCGAGGTCTTCGAGAAACTGCTCCCCTTCGTGACCGTCTCCTCCTCCGGCATGGTGAACCTCAACACCGCGCCGAAGGAGGTGCTGATGTCGCTTTCGTCCGGGGCGGACCTGACGGCAGCCGGGGCGATCGACGCGGAGACCGCGGACGAGATCCTCCGATACCGGAAGGACCACCCGTTCACGACCGCGAGCCAGATCGGAAACGTCTCCCCGTTCCTGCAGGATCTGTACGCCCGGACCTTGATCAGGAACCTGGTGGATGTGAAGTCGACGTATTTCCACGTGCGCTCGTCCGCGGATGCCGGCGGGACCGTCCGGACGATCGACGCCATCGGCATCCGCGTCGCAAATGAGATACAATGGCGATTCTGGCGCATCGAGTAGCGCCGTCGACGATCCCCCCCGGAGGCATCCGATGACCGGTGTTCGCAGCCGTTTCCTGCTCGTGATCGCAGCCGCCGCCGGCCTCGCCGCGTCCGCGTGGGCCGAGGGGATCTTCCCGGTAAACGCCAGGGGCGCCGGCCCCGCCCCGTGGGTGTTCGACCAGCCCTCCGTCGTCGCCAACGGAACGGTCCTCCACGTCGCGTTCGTCGGCGACAGCACCGCAGGCGCCGACACCACCAACACCAGGCTCTATTACGCGGCGGTCAACGGGGCGGCGAACTTCGCGAGCGCGTCGACGACCGACAACCAGGTTCGCATCACCGCCCCCGTGGCGATCGACAACGGCACCGGGTACTTCGATGCCCGTCACCCGCAGATCGCGCTGCGCTCCGCGACCGAGGCCGTGATCCTCTTCCAGGCGAGGCCGTCCCCGGGCGCCGGGCACAAACTCTTCCGCGCGCGGGTCGCCCTCGACAACAACGCCGTGACGTTCCAGCGCGTGGACAAGATCCTGAGCGCGTCGGGCGCCGATTTCCTGGGTGCGCTGACCGATCCCTCCTTCTCCCTCGTGACCGCCGACAACACCCTGCGGGTCGCTTTCTCCTCCTCCCCGTCGATCGTGGCAGGCCCGTCCTCCGCGGACGTCTACTTCGCGCGGGTCGGGCTGGACACCGCCAAGGTTCTCGACAACACGTTGATTCTCCTGTCGACGGCCGGCAGCACCGGCACGTCGCCGCACCCCCGCCTTCGGCTGGACGCCAACAACAACAGCCACGTCGTATGGTCCGCCAACGACAATGCGACGGAGTCCCCCGCGGGGATCTATTACGCGATGGTAAAAACGGTCCCTCCCGTCGTCGTGGACAATCTTGCGATCGGCGCCACCCAGGTCCTCTCGGGCGGGTACCGTTGGGGATTCCCCAACGTGCTCCGCTCCAATACCGCCAATCGCCTCTGGGTCGTCGCCGCCGACGAGCCGTTCGGGTCGACGGGACTGGCGGGATCCCTCGGAATCACCGAGATCGACCCGTACGCCGTGACGCACGACGGGAACCCGGTGAACGTGGGCAACGTCGGATCGAACTCCCTGTTCTTCATCAATCCGCCGGGAGGGGTGGTGTTGCCTCCCGACTACGGCGCGTACCGGCCGGAGGGGGCGATCGACGGCTTCTCCCGACTGCACGTCGCCGGATACGGATTCCGCGGCGCCTCCTCCCCCTTCCTGGGGACCCCCGGAAGGTACTACGCGATGACCCTCGGCAGCACGACGGCGACCACCGGGGCGGTCACCAGCTTCGCCAGCATGGCCTCCACCCCCGTCCCCGTGGGCCTCGGCGGCAAAGCGCACGCGATGCAGATCCCGGGGGACTACACGCGCCCCGCGTTCGCGCACTTCAACGGGAAGGCGGTCCACTTCTGGTCCGGGCCCGACGATGTTCTCGCGGGGGACGCCGGGGCACGGAACCTCTACGTAACCAGCACCCCCGACTCGACCGACCCGGTGTCGCCGAGCTCCCAGTCCGGATGCGCGATGGTCGCGGCCGGGGGCCCGGGGGAAGCCGGCAGGATCCCCGGAGCCGCCGTGCTCCTGCTCCCCGCCGCCCTCCTTGCGCTCCGGAGGGTGGGTCGGAAGGCATTTGGCGGCCGGTAAAACCCCCCGGATCCCGGAGGGGCTCCGGGGCCGCGCGATCGTCGCGATCGGCGCGCTCCTGTTCCTGGCCTCGCTCTGCTCCGCGGTGGCCCTCACGCTGCCGCCGGACGCGATCCTCTCCACCCTCGGGCCGGTGCTCCGGCGTCACGGAGCCGACCTGTCGGCGCAGGATGCCCGGTTCGTCTTCCCCGCGGGGATCCGTCTCTCGGGGGTCACCCTCTCGTTTCCCGGGAATCCGCCCGTCGCCCTGGACGAGGTCGTCGCTTCGTGGGAGTGGACCGGGTTGTTCCGATGGGTCCCGGAGGGGCTCCGGGGCCGCGCGATCGTCGCGATCGGCGCGCTCCTGTTCCTGGCCTCGCTCTGCTCCGCGGTGGCCCTCACGCTGCCGTCGGACGCGATCCTCTCCACCCTCGGGCCGGTGCTCCGGCGTCACGGAGCCGACCTGTCGGCGCAGGATGCCCGGTTCGTCTTCCCCGCGGGGATCCGTCTCTCGGGGGTCACCCTCTCGTTTCCCGGGAATCCGCCCGTCGCCCTGGACGAGGTCGTCGCTTCGTGGGAGTGGACCGGGTTGTTCCGATGGGCGCCCGCGCGGCTGCGGGTCCGGAAAGGCGCCGCCTCCGCGGACCTGCGCTTCTCCCCCGCCTTCTGGAGCCCGGGGAGCGGGCGCGTTCTCCTGTCGGGCTTTTCCTCGTCCGATCTCCCGCTTTCGGTCTTCTCGACGTCCGGGGCGGGGTTTTCCATCCGCCGGATCGAGGCCCGCTGGAACGTGCGCGCCGGGAAAGTGGCGGCGAACGGGGCGGGGACGTTCCACTTCCTCCAGGTTCCCATTCCCACACCCGGTTCGCCGGTCCGCGACGCGCGAATCGAGGGGGCCTCCCTCTCGTTCCTGATCCGGGAGCGCTCCCTGCTGATCCCGAAATTCGCGGGCACGTTCGAGGGGTCGCAGGTGGACGGCACGGGAGAGATCAAGGAGGTCCTCTCCCCCCGGCTCTCGACGATGACGTTGCACCTGAGGATCCAGAACCCGTTCGCGGGGCGCGTCGGACTGCTGTTCGACATGCTGTCGAAAAACGCAAAGAATGTTACTCTTAGGATCGTCGGCACGCTGACCGCCCCGAAGGGCGAGTTCCAGTTCTTCTGACGGGGGACCATGCACACGATCGGAATCTCCATCTCCCGCGACCGGATCTGCGCCGTCGCGCTCGAGGAATCGACGCCCGTCCGCCGGGTGGCGGCGGCCGTGTCCGTTCCGTGCGCCGAACCGTTCGGTACCCCGGGGGACGCGGTCGCGCTTTCGGCGGCCCTCCGCGAAGCGCTGCCGGGGATCCCCCTGCCGGGAGCGGTGCTCACGCTGCCGCCGCCGGTCACCTTCCTCCGGCCGATGACGCTCCCGGTGACCGATCTTCCGAGAGCGAGGGCGATCCACCTGGCCGAACTCGAGGGGAACCTTCCGATCGAGGACGAGGAGATCCTGTCCGACCTTCTGCCGGCCCCGCGGGAAGGATCGGGGCTCTTTTTCGCGGTCGCCGCGCGTCGATCGTTCGTGGAAAGCGCGTCGGAACATTTCGGGGCCGCCGGGATCCGGGTGGACCGCGTCGTCGCCGATCCGGTCGCTCTCCTGCTTCTCGCCCCCGAAGCCGCCGGGACGCCGCGGGACGGGATCTACCTTTCGACCTTCAACGACGTCCTCCTGCTGCGGGTCTCCGGGGGCGGCGTGACGGCGGCGCGGCAGTTTCCCCAGGCGATGACCGACCGCCCCGGGGAACTCCTGGGCGCGCTTCGGGAGGCCGCGGAGGGGGCCGGCGAGGCGCCGCTCGCGGTGTTCCTGATCGGCGAGACGCCCGCTCCGCTGGCGGACGCCCTTCCCGGCGCCGAACGGGTTCCCCTCCCCGACGGAGTTCCCCCCTCCCATCTCGCCGCGTACGGGGCGGCGCTGGCCCCGCTCCGCCCCGACGTGGGGGGAGGCTTTTCGCTGCGGACGTCGGCGGAGACCGCGCTGGAGCTGGAGCGGGATCGTCGCTGGAAGCGGATCACCGGGATCGCCGCGGGCGTCGCCGCCCTCCTCGCCCTGGGGGCGTTCATGTTCGCCGGCTGGACCGAGGGGGAAAAGGCGGCCCGCGCGCGCGCCCTCGTGAAGAAGGAATTCGCGGCGGTCGCCCCGGAGATCCGCAACGTCGTTCAGGCGGGAGTACAGATCCGCACGAAGCTCGACTCCCTCCGGCGCGAGCAGAAGGAGCTCGGGACCGACGCTTCCCCGCCTGCCGACATGCTCCAGCTCGCGTCCCGGGCGATTCCCAAGGGGGAGATCACCGTGCGGGAGATCTCGATCGAGGGGGATCGCATGCGGATCGCGGGAGACGCGGGGGGCGACGCGCGCCTGGTCGAGACGTTCCGCGCGGGCCTGGCGAGCGCGTTCGGCCCCGACTTTTCGGCGACCGTGCAGGAGTCCGGGGGAAGCGTGAAGGGCACGTCCGTCAAATTCACCATCCTCGTCGAGAAAACGGGGGACCGGCGTGCTTCGTGAGCGGGAGAAGCGCGTTCTCGCCATCGGCGGGGCCGCGGCCGCCGTTATCCTGATCCTCGCCTTCGTCCTGATCCCGGGCGTCTCGCGGATCAAGTCGCAGGCCCGCGCGGTCGCCGCGGCCGAGGCCGACCTCGCCGAGGTGCGCAAGGCGCGCCCCCAGATCGAGCGGATCCAGAAGGAAACCGGCGCCAGGGCGGGCATCGTCCGGGCCGCCGCCAACGTGAAGGACGCCCCCTTGTCGAGAATCACCTCCGCGCTCCAGGAGGCGGGGATTCCGCAGGCGGCGTTGAACATCAAGTCGGGCGGCACGCGCGACGGCGAACTGTTCCGCGAGGAGTCGTTCGACATCCGGATCGAGAACCTCACGTACCTCGAGGCCGTCACGACGCTGCAGCGGCTGTCGGCGGGATCGCTGCCGGTGGCGATCCGCTCCGCGTCCCTCAAAAGCCGCTACGACGACCCCCGCTACCTCGACGTGACCCTCCGTGTCGGATTCCTCACGCCGAAGTCCTGAGGCCAGGCG harbors:
- the gspM gene encoding type II secretion system protein GspM, with protein sequence MLREREKRVLAIGGAAAAVILILAFVLIPGVSRIKSQARAVAAAEADLAEVRKARPQIERIQKETGARAGIVRAAANVKDAPLSRITSALQEAGIPQAALNIKSGGTRDGELFREESFDIRIENLTYLEAVTTLQRLSAGSLPVAIRSASLKSRYDDPRYLDVTLRVGFLTPKS
- the gspK gene encoding type II secretion system minor pseudopilin GspK encodes the protein MTRRRDNEKGIALLVTLLILVLVVALVHEVFRIGTQSAQSGAYGRDSIRCILLAEGGTGAARIVLRIDARDNQYDTLDEIWSRSALPISLEDAEVRVTIEDEERKIDLNRIMLPNGNAPDDRRLAVFQRLLDTLGIDRAVADAVVDWLDNDENPRVGGAESSHYLGLPSPYRAKNDLFDTIGELRLVRGVTGEVFEKLLPFVTVSSSGMVNLNTAPKEVLMSLSSGADLTAAGAIDAETADEILRYRKDHPFTTASQIGNVSPFLQDLYARTLIRNLVDVKSTYFHVRSSADAGGTVRTIDAIGIRVANEIQWRFWRIE